In the genome of Bosea sp. BIWAKO-01, the window CCAATGGAGCTTGGCGGAAAGTGGGCGAAGTGGCCAGATTAGCTCACAGGGCCGCGAGTTCCGCTTGCATATTTGCAAAATCGACGGGCGGAGGCGCTTCGAAATACATGTCCTCTTCCGTCACAGGATGGGCAAAGCCGAGTACCGTGGCATGGAGTGCCTGCCGGCCGAGGGCGGCCAGCGCATCGCGTGCGCGGTCGGGAAGGCGGCTTGCCTTGGTCATGTAGCCTGAGCCGTAGAGCTGGTCGCCCAGCAAGGGATGGCCGAGATGGCTCATATGGACGCGGATCTGATGCGTGCGGCCGGTTTCCAGCCTGCACTCGATCAGGCTGGCCAGGGCTTCGGTCTCCTCCTGTCCACGAAGCAGCGGCGGATAGCGCTCCAGGACGGTGAAGTGGGTGATTGCCTCGCGGCCGCGGCCTTCGGCAACGACCGCCATCTTCTCGCGGTTGCGGTGCGAACGTTCGAGTGCGGCCTCGATCGTGCCATGCGGCCGGCGCGGCGTACCCCAGACCAGCGCGAGATAGGCGCGCTCCAGCGGCCCGGTGCGGCCATGGTCGGCAAACTGCTTGGCAAGTCCCTGATGGGCCTTGTCGGTCTTGGCCACGACAAGAAGCCCGCTGGTATCCTTGTCGAGCCGATGCACGATGCCGGGCCGTCTGACGCCGCCAATGCCGGAGAGGCTGTCTCCGCAATGAGCGATCAACGCATTGACCAACGTGCCGTCCTCATGTCCCCCCGCGGGATGGACGACGAGGCCGGCCGGCTTGTTGATCACGATCAGGGCATCGTCCTCATAGACGACCTCGAGCGGAATCGATTGGCCCACGGGCGCGGGTGGCCTGGCCGCAGGCATGACCAGGGTCAGGACGTCGCCGGCGGCGACCTTTCGGCTCGGATCGCCTGCGACCGCGCCGTTGAGGCTCACACCCCCCTCCCGGATGACCTGCTGCAGGCGGGCGCGTGAGATTTCGCCGGCAAGCATGGCGAGCGCCTTGTCGAGGCGCATTCCTGCCTGCTCCGGAGCGACATGCAGGCTGACGCCCTCTGCGTTGTCCGGGGAGGTCGATAGTGGGGCAGTTGGTTCGGTGTTCATGCAGACCGCTATAAGGGGCGGGAGGGAGACCCGCACCCCTTTTCGCGCGCTCGCCCGTGCTGACGCGGCGTGCGCTCCGGCCGGTGCGCTCGCCGATTAGCCGAAGAGGCGGAATTTTGCCTTGGCGGCCGCGGCGGGTTGAACGTCCTCCGGGCCCGGATCGTCCGGGGCGTGCGATACCGGGAAGATCACCGGGGACGGCCGATGATCGCGGACCGAGGCTGAGGTTGCAGGAGCCGCTGCCGCCTCGATGACCGGAGTTGGGAGCTTGGCCGCGACGGCCGGTTCAACCTTGGCGACAGGCTCGGTCGCAGGCTTCTCGTCCCCCGCAGGCTTCGCCGGCTCGGTTTTCGCAGGCTCAGGTGCGACGAGCGTTGCCTGCTCGATCACTGGTTCGGCGGTCTCGACGGTTGCCATCGTCTCGGCACGCCCTTCCAGCAGCGGCGCGGAATCGTCGAGATCGGCCAGCACATCGTCGATTGCCGGTGCCTGGCTGCCGAGCGTCGCCGGAGGAACCGTCCAGACGAAGGCATCGAGGCGCCCGGAGATTGGCGAGACGGGCAGCCAATGGTCAGACACCAGTCCGTCCGCGACCCAGGCCGCGTCACGCGGCGCGCGTGTGGCGCGCGAGAGCCATTCGCGAACCCGGCCGGCCGAACCATGTTCGGCCTCTTCGAGTTCGGCCATGAGCAGGCAGACGCGGACGGACGCGCCGCCGGCCAGCAGCGGCTTCAGCGCCTGGCGGGCCTTGGCGAAATCACGGGCATGGATCGCCGCGCCGGCCAGAGCCAGCACGCCTTCCGGGTCGGCCGGACGGAACCTTACGAGCGTTTCGGCCCGTGCGAGCCGGTCCTGCGCGCTGTCGCCGGGGCGCACGTCGAGATAAGCGGCGGCGATGTCGGGATGCGGCACCTCGCGCCAGGCGGCTTCGAGCAGCTTGGCGGCCTTTCGGATATCGCCGCGCTCGGCGAGCATACGCCCTGCAAGGGCAGCTGCCGGAGTGAGGCCCGGGGCGAGTTTTGTCGCTTCCAGGGCGGCGGCCAAGGCCTTCTCCGGTTCGCTGCCCTTCGCGTCGAGGGCCTCCGCCGCCAGCAGCACGGCGCGCTGGCGCTTGGCATCCGCCTTTTCGGCGAGGCGCAGGGCGGCGCGGCGTTCGACGGCTGTGCGCGCTGCTTGCCAGTCTCCGGCGCTGGTGTGGAAATCGAGCAGCGCGTCATTGGCCCAGGCGAGCGAGGGGGAGCGCCGCACGGCGTCGTCCGCGAAGGCGCGCGCAGCCGTCATGTCGCCACGGCGGCGGGCCTCGACGAAGAGACCGCGCAGGCCGAGCACGCGTGTTTCCGGCTTGTCGAGCATGGCCTTGAAAGCGGCTTCCGCGCGGCCCCGGTCGCCCGAGAGCTGGGCCGTCTGTGCTTCCAGCAGCAGGGTCAGCGGCTCGTTGCCGGAAAACTTGCGGGCGTCGACGGCGTAGCGGCCGGCTGCCACCGGATCACCCGCACCGATCGCGACCATGCCGCGGGAGACGGCCTCGAAGCCGCGGGCCCGACGCCGTGCTCGCGAGGCGAAACTGAAGGCCGAGGGCAGGCCGAGAATGAAGCGCACCGCGGCCCATCCGAGCATGGCAAGGAAGGCCAGAATGATGACGCCGATCGCCGCGATCGCGACGCTCGTCTCGATGCGGTAGCCCTGCCAGAGGACCGAGACCTCGCCGGGGCGGTCGGCCAGCCAGACGGCACCAACCGCGAGGCAGGCAATGACAAAGAGATAGAGCAGCACGCGAACCATTGAACGCTATCCTCCGTCAGCCACCCGCGCCGAGCGCGGCAACCGCATCCTGTGCAACCCTGCCGATCGCGGCGTCAGCGGCAGCCCGCTTCTGTAAACTGGTGCCGAACTCGGCAGTGTCCCGCCGCGCCGGCTCGGGCAATTGAGCCCAGAGGCCGGCGGCCTTGCCGAATTCGCTATGCGCAAGCGCATTCTCCAGGCGGATCACCAACGTTGCAGGGTCGTTTGCGCCGGTATCTCCGACCGGGCGAATGGTGACGACCTTGCTGGCGAGCCCAAGCAGGCGATCCTGCCAATCCTTGGCGGCTGGCGTCATTTCACGATCGAACATGGCGCGATGAACCCGGAATTGCGCCAGCAGCGCATCCTGCGTCGGTGCGCCGGTCGTGGCGACGGCGGAAAGGGCGGCCAGTTGTTCGGCCGAGCCGCCCCCCTTGCCGAGAGCCGCGATATCGGCCGTGAAGGGCCGGCCCGCGGAAAGCGCGCCCTGGATGCGTTCGGCGAGCACGATGCGCGCGGCGGCAAACGCCTGCGGGCTCGGCGAGGCCGCGGACTTGGCCAGCGTCTCGACGGTGCCGAGGCGTTGCGTCAGCCCGGCGATGGCCGAGCTGTTCTCGGCCGTGGCTGGGGCAGGAGCGTTTGCGAGTTCCGCCAGCCGTGCCGCGACGGTCTTTGCCTCCGCGGCGGCATTGGCGGCGGCTTCCGATGTCGCACTCACCCGGCGATCGAGCGCCTCCAGCGCTGCGCGCTGCGGCAGGCTTGTGACAGCACTTTGCAGATTGGTCGTCGTGCGCTGCAGGGTCTCGATGCGCCCCTTCAGCTCGGCGATCTGCTGTTCGCTGGTATCGGGCGTCGCGCGGGAACCAACCAGTGTCATGAGACCCGCCCCAAGGATGCCGCCGATCAGGCCGGTCGCGGCCAGAGCAGCCCATGGCAGCCGCGGAGGGGGAGATGGCTCACCCGAAGTGGGCGGCGCTGGCTCGGATGGAGCCAAGCCAACGGGCTCGGGCGCCGGAGATGTGCTCCCGGGTGCGAATTCACTGGTTGGCGGGGCTGCGGGGGGAGCCTGGTCAGTCTCTGATGAAGCGGTTTCCGATGCCGCGGTCACCGCCTCCTCGACCTTGCCGTCGATGGTCGGGGGAGTTCGCCGGTGGCGTCCGCGCGGCGTGGCTGTCTGCGGCTCGCTCATCGCATCCTTGTCCGTCTCGACGCCGGCCGGCGCGGTCACGGCCTGTCTAACATCCCCAGCGCGACGATTGCGAGCGGTCACTTGATCCAGTGCGGCCAGCAGGGCCGCTTCTTCCGGGTATTCGGCGACCAGGACCGTGCTGGCGCCTGCTGCGATCAAGGGGGCCGCAACCTCCGCCGAAAGCGTGACATGCGTCAGTTCCAGCGCCTGTTGACTGAGAGCGGAGGCGCGTGTCAGGGCGAGGAAGGTCTGGGCGCCGCGTGGTGAATAGTGAAGCGCGGCTTCGGCGCGCCCGTCCCGCAGGTTGGCTGCGGCCACTTCAGGCAGGCTGGGCTTGGCTTCTGCCGCATAGGCCGTCCAGTTCGCAATCTCGTAGCCGGCCTTGCCCAGGCGCTCCGCGATATCGTCATGCCGGTCCCGGCCAGCGACCAGAAGCAGGCGTGCTGGCGTGGCGATGTTGCGCTGGATCAGAGCGATCAGGTCGTTGCGGTCGCCATCGGCACTGCGGGCATCCTCGAAACCGGCGTCGCGCATCTTCGCGGCCGTCCGCGCCCCGACGGTGAAAACCGGCAGGTCCCGCCAGGCGGCTGGCGCGTCGGCGAGTGC includes:
- a CDS encoding RluA family pseudouridine synthase; this encodes MRLDKALAMLAGEISRARLQQVIREGGVSLNGAVAGDPSRKVAAGDVLTLVMPAARPPAPVGQSIPLEVVYEDDALIVINKPAGLVVHPAGGHEDGTLVNALIAHCGDSLSGIGGVRRPGIVHRLDKDTSGLLVVAKTDKAHQGLAKQFADHGRTGPLERAYLALVWGTPRRPHGTIEAALERSHRNREKMAVVAEGRGREAITHFTVLERYPPLLRGQEETEALASLIECRLETGRTHQIRVHMSHLGHPLLGDQLYGSGYMTKASRLPDRARDALAALGRQALHATVLGFAHPVTEEDMYFEAPPPVDFANMQAELAAL
- a CDS encoding heme biosynthesis protein HemY, whose product is MVRVLLYLFVIACLAVGAVWLADRPGEVSVLWQGYRIETSVAIAAIGVIILAFLAMLGWAAVRFILGLPSAFSFASRARRRARGFEAVSRGMVAIGAGDPVAAGRYAVDARKFSGNEPLTLLLEAQTAQLSGDRGRAEAAFKAMLDKPETRVLGLRGLFVEARRRGDMTAARAFADDAVRRSPSLAWANDALLDFHTSAGDWQAARTAVERRAALRLAEKADAKRQRAVLLAAEALDAKGSEPEKALAAALEATKLAPGLTPAAALAGRMLAERGDIRKAAKLLEAAWREVPHPDIAAAYLDVRPGDSAQDRLARAETLVRFRPADPEGVLALAGAAIHARDFAKARQALKPLLAGGASVRVCLLMAELEEAEHGSAGRVREWLSRATRAPRDAAWVADGLVSDHWLPVSPISGRLDAFVWTVPPATLGSQAPAIDDVLADLDDSAPLLEGRAETMATVETAEPVIEQATLVAPEPAKTEPAKPAGDEKPATEPVAKVEPAVAAKLPTPVIEAAAAPATSASVRDHRPSPVIFPVSHAPDDPGPEDVQPAAAAKAKFRLFG
- a CDS encoding uroporphyrinogen-III synthase, which codes for MRVFVFRPQADAERSARALTAHGHEPIVAPLFDVVRLSEPVPKGTFAALILTSGNAVPALADAPAAWRDLPVFTVGARTAAKMRDAGFEDARSADGDRNDLIALIQRNIATPARLLLVAGRDRHDDIAERLGKAGYEIANWTAYAAEAKPSLPEVAAANLRDGRAEAALHYSPRGAQTFLALTRASALSQQALELTHVTLSAEVAAPLIAAGASTVLVAEYPEEAALLAALDQVTARNRRAGDVRQAVTAPAGVETDKDAMSEPQTATPRGRHRRTPPTIDGKVEEAVTAASETASSETDQAPPAAPPTSEFAPGSTSPAPEPVGLAPSEPAPPTSGEPSPPPRLPWAALAATGLIGGILGAGLMTLVGSRATPDTSEQQIAELKGRIETLQRTTTNLQSAVTSLPQRAALEALDRRVSATSEAAANAAAEAKTVAARLAELANAPAPATAENSSAIAGLTQRLGTVETLAKSAASPSPQAFAAARIVLAERIQGALSAGRPFTADIAALGKGGGSAEQLAALSAVATTGAPTQDALLAQFRVHRAMFDREMTPAAKDWQDRLLGLASKVVTIRPVGDTGANDPATLVIRLENALAHSEFGKAAGLWAQLPEPARRDTAEFGTSLQKRAAADAAIGRVAQDAVAALGAGG